The genomic stretch TACGCGCGCAATCCAAGTATACAGTTCTTTTAAAGACTCATCTTCGTTAAGTAGTGGAATAACTACGGATATATTCATAAAACGGTTTTATCGTTGTTTGTAAAAGGCATTGATGACCAATGAGGTAATCAAAGAAACAAAAAATCCAGTAAATAGACTCTTCAATACAATATCAATAAATAGACTAAACTTATAATTGGCTTTAAAAAAGGCTATTTTCTCAGCAACTTGATCTGGTGTAAATTGCTCATCAAGTTTTAAATCTTCTTGCGCAACGGCTGCTAATCTATTAATAAATTCAGGTTCTATAAAATTTGCGTGTATAATTTGATATACCCAAAGGATGAGTCCACCAACTAAAATAACGCCAATTCCTGTTTGCAATCCTTTTCGAATGCTGAACAATTCTCCTTCCCAATCTTTATTTGCTTTTAAAATAGCAAGTATTATAAATACGACTGTAATCGGCAACATTAAAATTGCATAGATATTTTTAGAGTCGGTATGAATATTTTGCTGATATTGCAGGATGAAAAATAAAATATTTAGAATTCCTAGCGCAATTCCGAAATGTGATGTTTTTGAAAACATGGATACAGTTTTTTAAGCAGGAGACAAATATAGAAATTCAGTTGCAGAAAATATCAAAATATTTTTATTAAAATGTTGCAAATTCAGAAATAATAATTAAATTTGCACCTCGAAAATTGAGAAAGTTATAATAAAGAATCACGAAAATGAGACAAGGTATACATCCAGAAAATT from Kordia antarctica encodes the following:
- a CDS encoding DUF4199 domain-containing protein, which produces MFSKTSHFGIALGILNILFFILQYQQNIHTDSKNIYAILMLPITVVFIILAILKANKDWEGELFSIRKGLQTGIGVILVGGLILWVYQIIHANFIEPEFINRLAAVAQEDLKLDEQFTPDQVAEKIAFFKANYKFSLFIDIVLKSLFTGFFVSLITSLVINAFYKQR